The DNA region GTCATAGCATCTCTCTCCGTTGAATACCAGCTGTTGACGTCATCGAATATAAAAACAtgttacaataatgagatgtatccaccgatcctccgaaacacaacccWgccaagccgcactacttcttgacacactgctcgcttaacccggaagccagctgcaccaatgtgtcagaggacaactggcgaccgtggtcagcttgcaggtggccggcccgccacaagcagtcactagagtgcgatgggacaaggaaatcctggccggccaaaccctcccctaccccagatgatgctgggccaattgtgcgccgcctcaagGATCTCCCGCTCACGGCTGGCTATGACACAGCTTGCAATCGAACCTggggctgtagtgatgcctcaagcactgcgatgcagtaccttagaccgctgtgtctcTCGGGAGGccccattatggggtattgtgtgtagattgatgagggaaacaacaatttaatacattttagaataaggctgtaacgtaacaaaatgtgggYaaagtaaaggggtctgaatactttccgaatgcactgtacatttcgatcacattaaaataaatgttatgttCTTTCAAATGACTTCTATTATACTGTTTGTACATTTTGgctaaatatatttaatgatgtATAACAACATGTGCACAATGTGCCAAATCTTAATTTAGTGCATTAATATAGGGTAAGCATTTAGAATAAGCCGCATCAATTTTTGCAGCCATTGGTGGTAATATCACTCTAGGAACTGATCCGTCGTcaatattgtggagtaattatAATGCTATGGAAAGGTTTGAATAGTGAAAGCTSATCCGAGAGCAGCACTGCTTTTCTTTTGATCCTATCGGTAGCAACACATGGTCtaactactgtcacgccctgaccatagagagctttttattctctatgttggtgaggtctgggtgtgattaagggtgggttatctaggggaattatatgtctatgttggcctggtatggttcccaatcagaggcagctgtttatcgttgtctctgattggggatcatatttaggtagccatttccccattgtgctttgtgggatcttgtctaggtatagttgcccgtgagcactattttgagcttcacgtttcgtttgttcactttattgttttttccctttgagttttctattccaaaataaaggatggaaacataccacgctgcatcttggtcRACTCCTTATGGCGATCGTGACAACTACAGACTTAGCAAACGTTCTCTCCGTGTGCTTGTTTGGGGAAAACACTTACATCGTTATTTAAGAGACAACTTTTTATCTGGAACAATCATTGTAATCCTTAAGTTACATCACAACTGGGAAACGAGGCCATGGTACCGCCAAATAATGGTCATAAAAATCTTTGTATACCAGATAATGTGATATAACCAATCTGTAGCTAAATCATTGCATAAATTAATTGTGACAATGACAAATAATTTACTTTTGATTACTATGTAATATGTCAATTGTTACACATGTAATATATTCTGAAACATTAATAGTGGAGAAAGAATAGCACAAACACTGATAATGTGAATCAAATTCTGTCTCATCTATCATTTTGTAGGAGAAGAAGCGAGGCAGAGGCCAACATGGAGGAAACAGAAGTGGCCGGGGTCACAAAGGGGAGAGGCAGCGAGGCAACCGACCTCGCCTGGGGTTCGAGGGGGGTCAGACTCCCTTCTATCTAGCCATCCCCAAATACGGCTACAATGAGGGACACAGGTTAATACATTGTTGTCCCATGTGCATTGTTGAACACGCCATGTTTGTCATACGGGCATAATGTTACAATACAGAGATGCAGTCTGAGAAGCAACAAAGTAGGGCTTTGTAGCTTTTCATACTGTATCTCTGTACTGTAGTTGTTATTGCCTTGATGTCAATCACATTTTCTATACGTTATAGCCGTTTGTTTAGGGACAGGAGATTATGCTCACAAATTTGTGCTTTTCTTCCTAGTCGGCGGGCTCAGTACCAGCCACTGACCCTGAACAGGCTGCAGTATCTGATTGACCTGGGCCGGATTGACCCCACTCAGCCCATTGACCTGACACAGCTGGTCAACGGCAGGGGAGTGACCATCCAGCCCCAGaagagggactatggtgttcaGCTTGTTGGCGAGGTATTTACATTGGCTACATTTACACCTATGAGCTGTCATGACTGTGTCTCCGCTTGATTTGAGTGTGAATTCATTGTTACGGAAGCTTGGGGATGAAGCACGATCCCACCAAGGCAGTTGATTACTTATGTTTATGTAAAGCAAGGAAGATCTGTTATTTAGTGCACATATATTTTGccagtagggggcagtatttagcTAATTAGATTGTAGTGTGATTATGCTAGACCAGAGGCAGTTTTTTCCCCGTTCTGTATTGATTTGAAAATCTATTTTCTCTATTCTTGCATCCAATTGTGTGTGTTATCAGGGTGCTGGTATCTTTGCAGCGAAAGTCAACATAGAAGTTCAGATGGCGTCTGAGGAGGCCATTGCTGCCATTGAGAGAAACGGAGGGATCGTCACTACAGGTTTCTATGACCCCAGAAGTCTCGGTGAGTAGTATTGATGGTAATGTCGTagtgggtaacactttacaataaggttCCATTTGTAAAGTGTTTATAAAGGGGTTATAATTATGTTATTTAATCATTTGAAAATGCATTAAACCATTAATAAACGGTTATATCGcattggtcaaaatagtgcaaTAACTGGTCAGTGTTTGCCAAATAGTGAGACAATATTTACCTCCAGTTATTAACCATTTTATAAATGCACTTACAAATGCTTATATTGATGAACTCTTATGCAACCTTATTGTCAATAGTTGCATAGTTGAACAATAGTGATTTTCTCACTTTTGGGTGTGATGCATTGGTGCTCTGTCCCASYAACAGAAGAGCTTTGTTTTCATGATGTGTCTTGGCCCATGTTTGAAACCCTGATGCTCTGGACAAATTTACATCCAGGACATAATTAAATTATTACCCCTTACCAGATTATATCAACACACACTTACCACTTCACTTCWCCAAGTATGGTGAACGCTCTGGTGTGAAATGGTAACCCTAATACCTTTGGTCTGTGTAACAGTGGAAGATATATCCTCTCACAACATGGACTGTTTTGGTCTTCATACCCACCATTCATTGACTGAACATGCTTAACTATGTGCTATCTTCTCTCATGTATGTGGTGATGAGTACCCAATACTGTCCTATAAGTATGTCTAAACTCTGAGTGAACTCTCAAACCTATAAATGATTTACCCACATGCATAACTGCTAAAAGTATACCTTATTTTAAGTAACAGATCTATGAACATTTATAACTGCTCAAATGATACCTTATTTTAAAGTGTCAATCCACTGACRATTAACAAATTAGTTACCAATATTTATAACTGCTGAAAAGATTCCTTTAAACGtcgcagaaatcgctctgccatttcctggttgcctaatttcagttttgtSACAatacaagcagtcattgtgtagacaATCATtgaaccatctaaaccgctgtaaaATGATTTTCCCATAACCCAGAATATTGTATTTTTAGCGggtgaagctggtgtacaaaattgaaggtaaaaacaaAACTTcaaaacaggaagcatagaaatagcgcacatagaacagatctaccacttattgctttcaatgagaataacaGATCTAGAACCTTTTAAAGAAAGTGGAACCCTACTGACCATTTATMAATGAGCTAGGCCtaccaatatttatatattcaaaAAAATATACCTTAAAAGAAAGTAGAAACCTTCTGGCTATTTATTAATGTCAAGATACAAACATTTTATAACAGTATATAACCTCCTCAAACATGCAATACATAGTAAGAACAAAATTTAATTTAAGAGAAGGATACATTGGGGGGACTCAAATCTGTAGCCTGTCATTGGGGGGACCAGGataaatatgtatgaactttccaatttgtaagtcgctctggataagagcgtcagctaaatgacgtaaatgtaaaatgtaattggTATAGTGAGTAGCCTATCTAATTCAGATAAACAGGGGGTGTCTTTTTCTCCCCTTTTTAACATTTACAAGTCAGAATAGGAATGTATAACAGATGAACTATTTAAAATACAACACAGTCCCCTTCTGTTTCTTTCCCCATCCTGGAGTCTGAGACCTtatggcagggatcatcaactagattcagccgcgggcaaATGTGTTTgctgagcggatggtcggggggccagaacataattccAAGTCATTTgtaaactgcaaattgaccgcaagaagcccaaactgaTATGTTTGACTGGAACATAATAATTTctaaccttgcttacatttgtatacgatcacgtgtctctctattatgcgtgggaatacttgggaacatattttttacaataaaatcacttggagcttatttcctggtgttttacagtcttatgtccaacaatgggagaaaaaatatatatatatatgtttttttgttcagaaaacttggggggccgcAAGTTGGGAATGTTAGGGAGAGGAATTTATGGCAATTTYGCATagacactagctagctacattactcTACTATCATCATTATCATAATTTCTACCATTTAGGCTTAGCTAGTTATGTTATCCACTGCTagctaataatattaataataatagctaGTGTTTAACATTACTTGCKAACACTAATAGTTAGCTAACACTGATGAAAGGGCTTAGCTAGGTAGTTATCAAWTTTTTTGCtaatacactagctagctagcaagttaaatCTTAAAACGGGGTGTCTTTTtcgagctagctagccagcaaacgTGATCTACTTATTTAGTTAGCTATATCATGCCAAAGAGTATCTTGTGTTAAATCGTCAAGCAGAATGTCTAtattcaaaaatacattttaggtttTATCTACTGCTAGCTAGCGGGCTAGCTAACGTTTCCTAGCTATGTAGGCAGGACAGATGtgctagcaaacattagctagctgagCAGCATGCTAAATCATCTAGGAGAACTTCTGTATTCAAAACTGAAAGAAATTGCATAGAGAATTTACCCTTTCTCCGCTGTCAACATTTGTATCTTGTGAACAACGTTTATTTTGCGCAATCTCTTTGGTCTGGCCTTCGCACCTTTCTCATAGCCACGTCCATCATGATTCTTCACGACGCACTGTCACATAATGTCAGTGCCAACACAACATTTTGTGCACATTCCAGGTCGTTTATTTTAAGCGCGTTTCACAGATCTTCCAAAGTTGGACGTTTTTCAGAAACCAGCAAACTGCACCAATAATGTGACTTGTGATCTTGAGATGAAGCCTTCATTCCTGGAATAAATAAGTGTACcaattgtatttgtttatttaaagtacgggggctgccttaattgaccgtgggttaactgctttgttcaggggcagaacgacagatttttacattgtcagctctgAGATTtgacccagcaacctttcggttactggcccaacgctctaaccattaggctaccccAAAATATATTTGCGTCATCAGGGTTTCAAACATGGGGCGAGACACATCATTGGGGTATAGGGGGAAATATatttgaaagaaaaatatataatttatatatattgacaaaaatatatatatatatatatatgggggttGGAAATGATgctgacaattacattgatggaagccacaatctatccgcaatattaaagctgatcaagTATGAATATATAGaatgcatcatacccaagaatgcATCATACCCAAAAGTGAGAAAATAACTATTGTTAACTTTGCAACCGTTGAAAATAAGGTTGCATGATTATGCAACGCATTTGTTAAGTGCATTTATAAATGGTTAATAGCTGGAGATATTTTGTTTTCTTATAACTTATTTATTAATGATTTATAATGCATTTACGTAGTAATAAGTCctttataaaccctttacaaatagaaccttattgtaaagtgttactCCATAGAAACACATTAAGCCAAAACTTTAATCATCTTGCTATGACGCCACTTACACTTTACACTTGGAGGGGTAGTAACTCTGTGCTTTGTTCTGTCTGTAGCGGTCCTGTGTAAGCCTGTGCCGTTCTTCTTAAGTGGACAGCCCATTCCAAAGAGAATGTTACCTGGGGAGGACATGGTCACGTACTACACAGATTCTGCCAACCGTGGTTACCTGGCAGACCCAGAGAAGGTTCAAAAAGCACGGATAGCCTTGGCCCAGAAGTATGGCTACATTTTACCGGACATTTCCAAAGACGAGTTGTTCCACATGCTCTTTATGAGGAAGGACCCCAGACAGATCTTCTTTGGCCTCTCGCCAGGCTGGGTGGTCAACATGGCAGAGAAAAAGATTCTGAAACCGACCGACGACAAACTGCTCCAATATTACAATTCTTAAAAATGATTAAAATAAACATGCTCCGTTTATGTACATAAATGTCATGATGGGTGATTTAAAATAAACGTCTCTTAGCACAACTTTCCAACAGATTCTGCTTTTTCAACACAAATGATGTACTGTGAATACTGTATTAAATGTTCATAATTTAATGCCattgttctctcatttgtcttAGGGGCGTTTCAGCCAAAATctgaaaataatgtatttctatTGTACATCTCTGTAAGAAAGGCACCATGCTTTATGATCAATGCTTATAGGGAATGGAGGAGTAAATTGAGGTTAGGTTACGCACActacttgaccaaaagtatgtggacgactgctcgtcaaacatctcattccaaaatcatgggcattaatatggagttggtcccccctttgctactataataGCCTCCTCTCTWctgagaaggctttccactagacattggaatattgctgtggggacttgcttctattcagccacaaggattagtgaggtcgggcactgatgttgggtgattaggcctgttgtttgatggggttgaggtcagggctctgcaggccagtgaagttgttccacaccgatcttgacaaaccatttcttatatggacctcgctttgtgcacgggggcattgtcatgttgaaacaggaaaggcccttccccaaactgttaccacaaagttggaagcacagaattgtctagaatgtcattgtattgtgtagcgttaagatttcccttcgctggaacaaaggggcctaggccgaaccatggaaaaacagccccagaccgttattcctcctccaccaaactttacagttggaactatgcattggggcgggcagcattctcctggcatccaccaaacccagatttgtccatcgtactgccagatggtgaagcatgattcatgaCTCCAGAAAACgtgtttacactgctccagagttcagtggtggtgagctttacaccgctttagcagacgcttggcattgcgcatggtgatcttacacttgtgtgtggctgcgcggccatggaaacccgtttcatgaagctcccgacgaacag from Salvelinus sp. IW2-2015 linkage group LG14, ASM291031v2, whole genome shotgun sequence includes:
- the LOC111973229 gene encoding large ribosomal subunit protein uL15m, which codes for MSFTKKTGGKALDILQNLPRITLANLRAEPGTKKAEKKRGRGQHGGNRSGRGHKGERQRGNRPRLGFEGGQTPFYLAIPKYGYNEGHSRRAQYQPLTLNRLQYLIDLGRIDPTQPIDLTQLVNGRGVTIQPQKRDYGVQLVGEGAGIFAAKVNIEVQMASEEAIAAIERNGGIVTTGFYDPRSLAVLCKPVPFFLSGQPIPKRMLPGEDMVTYYTDSANRGYLADPEKVQKARIALAQKYGYILPDISKDELFHMLFMRKDPRQIFFGLSPGWVVNMAEKKILKPTDDKLLQYYNS